From a region of the Saccharomyces cerevisiae S288C chromosome IX, complete sequence genome:
- the DSN1 gene encoding MIND complex subunit DSN1 (Essential component of the outer kinetochore MIND complex; joins kinetochore subunits contacting DNA to those contacting microtubules; phosphorylation promotes interaction between outer and inner kinetochore proteins; kinetochore receptor for monopolin, via interaction with Csm1p; essential for both meiotic and mitotic chromosome segregation; MIND complex consists of Mtw1p, Nnf1p, Nsl1p and Dsn1p; phosphorylated by monopolin subunit, Hrr25p and Aurora kinase, Ipl1p; modified by sumoylation), with amino-acid sequence MSLEPTQTVSGTPPMLHQRTHKQVYPLRMETIPILESDSKATLQSNEPTQKDEEETEYFENKQSVSNLSPDLKFKRHKNKHIQGFPTLGERLDNLQDIKKAKRVENFNSSAPIADDNHSGDATANATANATANATANVNASAMPAPYMPYYYYYHPMNAPTPAMIPYPGSPMHSIMPNSSLQPFYSQPTAAGGPDMTTPQNISSSQQLLPAPQLFPYGSFHQQQLQQPHYIQRTRERKKSIGSQRGRRLSMLASQANGGSTIISPHKDIPEEDFYTVVGNASFGKNLQIRQLFNWCLMRSLHKLELKAKNQEEEGELEHLTKKSKLESTKAETDYVDPKRLAMVIIKEFVDDLKKDHIAIDWEDEEKYEDEDEEKILDNTENYDDTELRQLFQENDDDDDDDDEVDYSEIQRSRRKFSERRKALPKEPKKLLPNSKNVENTKNLSILTSKVNAIKNEVKEWAVTLDTSRPDLEWQELTSFSSQPLEPLSDTEEPDLAIADVETKLETKVDELRYQSHILNSHSLALNEITNSKVNKLNIETMRKISSETDDDHSQVINPQQLLKGLSLSFSKKLDL; translated from the coding sequence ATGAGTCTGGAACCCACACAAACGGTCTCCGGTACGCCGCCGATGCTGCATCAAAGAACACACAAACAAGTATACCCATTGCGGATGGAAACTATCCCAATATTGGAATCCGACTCCAAGGCTACTCTACAAAGCAACGAGCCCACCCAGAAAGATGAGGAGGAGACCGAATATTTTGAGAATAAACAATCCGTGTCGAATTTGAGCCCcgatttgaaattcaaacGACACAAGAATAAACATATCCAGGGGTTCCCTACTCTGGGCGAAAGGCTGGATAACCTGCAAGATATAAAAAAGGCCAAGAGAGTGGAgaatttcaattcttctGCGCCAATTGCTGACGACAATCATAGTGGAGATGCGACTGCAAATGCGACTGCAAATGCGACTGCAAATGCGACTGCGAATGTTAATGCAAGTGCAATGCCCGCTCCATATATGCCttattactattactaCCATCCGATGAATGCACCAACTCCTGCAATGATACCATATCCTGGATCACCAATGCATTCGATTATGCCCAACTCCTCATTACAGCCCTTTTATTCGCAACCCACTGCTGCAGGCGGTCCCGATATGACTACTCCCCAAAATATATCTTCATCACAACAATTGCTGCCAGCTCCGCAATTGTTTCCGTACGGATCATTccatcaacaacaacttCAGCAACCACACTACATTCAACGAACAAgggaaaggaaaaaatcaatCGGAAGTCAGAGAGGTAGAAGATTGTCTATGTTAGCATCTCAAGCTAATGGGGGAAGCACTATTATATCTCCGCACAAGGATATTCCTGAAGAGGATTTTTACACCGTGGTTGGAAATGCGTCttttggtaaaaatttacaaaTACGACAGCTTTTCAACTGGTGTTTAATGAGATCTCTGCATAAATTGGAGTTGAAGGCTAAAAACCAAGAGGAAGAAGGGGAACTTGAACATCTGaccaaaaaatccaagCTCGAATCAACAAAGGCAGAAACTGATTATGTGGATCCCAAACGTCTGGCTATGGTGATAATAAAAGAGTTTGTCGATGATCTTAAAAAAGATCATATTGCGATAGATTGGgaagatgaggaaaaatatgaggatgaagatgaggagAAGATTCTGGATAATACTGAAAACTACGATGACACGGAACTGCGACAACTGTTTCAGGAAaacgacgacgacgacgacgacgacgatgaGGTGGACTACTCGGAAATACAGAGGTCTAGACGTAAATTTAGTGAAAGGAGAAAAGCCCTACCGAAAGAACCAAAAAAACTATTACCTAATAGCAAAAACGTGGAAAACACAAAGAATCTTAGCATTTTAACGAGCAAGGTGAACGCGATCAAAAATGAAGTGAAAGAATGGGCAGTCACTTTAGACACTTCGAGACCAGATCTTGAATGGCAAGAATTGACTTCATTCTCATCACAACCACTGGAACCGTTGTCGGATACAGAAGAGCCAGACCTTGCGATTGCAGATGTTGAGACAAAGttagaaacaaaagtcGATGAGCTAAGGTACCAGTCGCATATATTAAACTCGCACTCACTAGCCTTAAACGAAAtaacaaattcaaaagtgAATAAATTGAACATAGAAACAATGAGAAAGATCTCAAGCGAAACGGACGATGACCACTCACAAGTGATTAATCCTCAACAGCTGTTGAAGGGATTAAGTTTATCTTTCAGTAAAAAACTGGATTtatga
- the STS1 gene encoding Sts1p (Karyopherin adaptor required for nuclear translocation of the proteasome; mediates interaction between nuclear import factor Srp1p and the proteasome; nuclear import of the 26S proteasome is coupled to RanGTP-initiated, ubiquitin-independent proteasomal degradation of Sts1p; Sts1p and Srp1p couple proteasomes to nascent polypeptides emerging from the ribosome for cotranslational degradation; role in ubiquitin-mediated protein degradation; contains a bipartite nuclear localization sequence), with translation MMGFEWGFKPSSKITQSTVSSQGTGNVMIPTAGVKQKRRYANEEQEEEELPRNKNVMKYGGVSKRRPQPGSLIRGQPLPLQRGMELMNKNQLQQLLVDLMTKHPEIQQSVHTRVIGLDFSIQKCLDMLKQKSEAVYQSIPYNRSYESNKLDDYAFVRMKPQILEFLNCLVDFILDNIPPRLENLHASLKFLDICTELVIKLPRFELASNNYYYDKCIEQLSHVWCTLIEHVARDRIILLADNSSVWKSHMTRLQVYNEHSNGLLERPLQLFKSLDMGSPSAASSSTLSLQESIIYHHDTMTANENNNNSGSAATDSPFN, from the coding sequence ATGATGGGGTTTGAATGGGGTTTTAAACCCAGCAGTAAAATAACACAGAGTACAGTCAGTTCACAAGGCACAGGCAATGTAATGATTCCAACTGCTGGAGtgaaacaaaaaaggcGGTATGCCAACGAGGAgcaagaagaggaagaactACCTCGTAACAAGAATGTGATGAAATATGGGGGCGTCTCCAAGAGGAGGCCTCAGCCAGGATCGCTCATCAGAGGGCAGCCTCTGCCCTTGCAACGAGGCATGGAACTAATGAACAAGAACCAATTACAGCAGTTGTTGGTGGATTTGATGACAAAACATCCAGAAATACAACAAAGCGTACATACGAGAGTCATCGGATTAGACTTCAGTATACAAAAGTGTCTGGACATgttgaaacaaaaatcaGAAGCCGTTTACCAGAGCATACCTTACAATAGGTCTTATGAGAGTAATAAATTAGATGACTATGCTTTCGTGAGAATGAAACCTCAAATTCTGGAGTTCTTAAACTGTTTGGTGGATTTCATACTGGATAACATTCCACCACGTTTGGAAAATTTGCACGCATCATTAAAATTCTTAGACATTTGCACGGAATTAGTTATCAAATTGCCCAGATTTGAATTAGCTAGTAATAATTACTACTACGATAAATGCATTGAACAATTGTCTCACGTATGGTGTACGCTTATTGAACATGTTGCCCGTGACAGGATAATTTTATTAGCAGATAATAGCTCCGTCTGGAAAAGTCATATGACAAGATTACAGGTATACAATGAACATTCAAATGGGTTATTGGAACGCCCACTCCAGCTGTTCAAATCTTTAGATATGGGTAGCCCTTCAGCAGCATCGTCATCAACATTATCACTTCAAGAAAGTATTATTTACCACCACGATACCATGACAGCAAAcgaaaacaataacaatagtGGTAGCGCTGCTACTGATTCGCCCTTTAACTAA
- the SQT1 gene encoding Sqt1p (Specific assembly chaperone for ribosomal protein Rpl10p; co-translationally associates with nascent Rpl10p, preventing aggregation; involved in biogenesis of the ribosomal large subunit; contains multiple WD repeats; interacts genetically and physically with Qsr1p; protein abundance increases in response to DNA replication stress), with protein MEPQEEFITTEEVEQEIVPTVEVEQDVPVDIEGENDDDDEMMNDDEEALEVDMSNNSLTYFDKHTDSVFAIGHHPNLPLVCTGGGDNLAHLWTSHSQPPKFAGTLTGYGESVISCSFTSEGGFLVTADMSGKVLVHMGQKGGAQWKLASQMQEVEEIVWLKTHPTIARTFAFGATDGSVWCYQINEQDGSLEQLMSGFVHQQDCSMGEFINTDKGENTLELVTCSLDSTIVAWNCFTGQQLFKITQAEIKGLEAPWISLSLAPETLTKGNSGVVACGSNNGLLAVINCNNGGAILHLSTVIELKPEQDELDASIESISWSSKFSLMAIGLVCGEILLYDTSAWRVRHKFVLEDSVTKLMFDNDDLFASCINGKVYQFNARTGQEKFVCVGHNMGVLDFILLHPVANTGTEQKRKVITAGDEGVSLVFEVPN; from the coding sequence ATGGAACCTCAAGAAGAGTTTATAACTACCGAAGAAGTTGAGCAGGAGATTGTGCCCACTGTGGAGGTCGAACAAGACGTTCCCGTTGATATTGAAGGAGAGAAtgacgacgatgatgaaatgatgaatgatgatgaggaagCTTTGGAGGTCGACATGTCCAACAACTCGCTTACCTATTTCGATAAGCACACAGACTCCGTGTTTGCCATTGGCCATCATCCTAACCTGCCGCTAGTATGTACCGGTGGGGGTGATAACTTGGCACATCTTTGGACATCACATTCACAGCCACCCAAGTTTGCTGGCACTCTAACCGGTTATGGCGAATCTGTGATTTCATGTTCTTTCACTTCTGAAGGGGGCTTCTTGGTCACTGCCGATATGTCGGGGAAGGTTCTTGTACACATGGGTCAAAAAGGTGGCGCTCAGTGGAAGTTGGCATCGCAAATGCAAGAAGTCGAAGAGATTGTTTGGCTGAAAACTCATCCCACTATAGCAAGGACGTTTGCGTTTGGTGCAACTGATGGATCTGTTTGGTGCTACCAGATTAATGAGCAGGATGGTTCTTTGGAACAGTTAATGTCTGGTTTTGTACACCAGCAAGATTGCTCTATGGGTGAATTCATTAACACCGACAAGGGTGAAAATACGCTGGAATTAGTCACTTGTTCTTTGGATAGCACTATTGTGGCATGGAATTGCTTCACTGGCCAACAATTATTTAAGATCACACAGGCAGAAATCAAGGGATTAGAAGCTCCATGGATTTCCCTATCATTAGCTCCGGAAACTTTGACCAAGGGTAACTCGGGTGTCGTGGCATGTGGGTCCAACAATGGTCTTCTGGCAGTAATTAATTGTAACAATGGCGGTGCGATTTTACATTTATCTACAGTGATTGAACTAAAGCCAGAACAAGACGAATTAGATGCCTCCATTGAATCCATTTCTTGGTCATCCAAATTCTCCCTTATGGCCATTGGCCTTGTCTGCGGTGAAATACTCTTATATGATACAAGTGCATGGAGAGTAAGACACAAGTTTGTTCTCGAAGATTCTGTTACAAAACTTATgtttgataatgatgacTTATTCGCATCGTGTATCAATGGTAAGGTTTACCAGTTTAATGCAAGAACTGGCCAAGAGAAGTTTGTTTGTGTGGGCCATAATATGGGGGTTCTTGATTTTATATTACTGCATCCTGTGGCAAATACCGGCACCGAGCAGAAGAGAAAAGTAATAACTGCAGGTGATGAAGGTGTATCTCTGGTGTTCGAGGTACCAAACTGA
- the GAT4 gene encoding Gat4p (Protein containing GATA family zinc finger motifs; involved in spore wall assembly; sequence similarity to GAT3, and the double mutant gat3 gat4 exhibits reduced dityrosine fluorescence relative to the single mutants) — protein MSTKLPIVISNGTAFKKVPVQLLLNSGSEAQHGLPRNADSQPARPRTGITRTCGQCGEIKTSLQWREGPNGAACLCNACGLFFRKLILRFGRAAAKRYMEQIKGTGTKRRIPKELTGTVRF, from the coding sequence ATGTCCACTAAGTTGCCTATTGTGATTTCAAACGGAACAGCCTTCAAAAAAGTCCCCGTTCAATTGCTGTTGAATAGCGGATCAGAGGCACAACATGGCCTCCCTAGGAACGCTGACTCTCAGCCTGCTCGACCAAGAACGGGCATTACTAGGACATGTGGGCAATGTGGAGAGATTAAGACTTCATTACAATGGAGGGAGGGCCCTAACGGTGCTGCTTGCCTGTGTAATGCTTGTGGGTTGTTTTTTAGAAAATTGATTCTGCGCTTCGGTAGAGCAGCTGCTAAAAGATACATGGAGCAAATTAAAGGTACCGGGACTAAGAGAAGGATCCCCAAAGAACTTACCGGAACTGTCAGATTCTGA
- the VLD1 gene encoding Vld1p (Trafficking adaptor for the Dsc E3 ligase complex; component of a Dsc subcomplex that diverts the E3 ligase via the AP-3 pathway directly to the limiting membrane of the vacuole; involved in the endosome and Golgi-associated degradation pathway (EGAD), contributing to proteostasis and lipid homeostasis; localizes to the vacuole; localizes to the ER in high-throughput studies; expression is directly regulated by the metabolic and meiotic transcriptional regulator Ume6p; non-essential gene) — MLHLEDDNGRQRSVIANLQKFVYCCLYLRFIKDGSLFLILLGWIISSLCDFIQELTLRYLKKNYLEVGRDNDQEDDESLAIRGLETPIVRMIINKAIRYYQGLILLETAYCIVYHIRLDVSRDICSKPYGFVIMLLIREFTCPVPTAFPSKLLLVLLDILLLFCQIVIINGSLSSSLQNVKLIVKELNAEEEGALNILKLNTWHMDATGPELIVLKNHDKSIPQQADGDDATEITPLLNIAE, encoded by the coding sequence ATGTTGCATTTGGAAGATGACAATGGACGACAAAGGTCAGTGATAGCGAATTTGCAGAAATTCGTTTATTGCTGCCTGTACTTGAGGTTTATCAAAGATGGATCATTATTCTTGATCCTCCTGGGGTGGATAATTTCATCGCTCTGTGATTTCATTCAGGAATTGACACTCAGGTAcctgaagaagaactatTTAGAGGTGGGCCGCGACAATGATCaggaagatgatgaaagtCTTGCCATCAGAGGGTTAGAAACACCTATTGTAAGAATGATAATAAACAAAGCCATACGATATTACCAAGGCCTAATACTTCTAGAAACAGCGTACTGTATAGTATACCACATTAGGCTAGACGTATCGAGAGACATATGTTCCAAACCGTACGGATTTGTGATAATGCTTTTGATAAGGGAATTTACTTGTCCGGTACCCACAGCGTTTCCTAGCAAGCTACTTCTGGTACTACTCGATATTTTATTACTTTTCTGCCAGATTGTAATAATAAACGGCTCACTGAGCTCGAGTCTTCAGAACGTGAAACTTATTGTCAAGGAGTTGAatgcagaagaagaggGCGCACTCAACATTCTCAAACTTAATACCTGGCACATGGATGCAACCGGACCGGAACTCATAGTACTCAAGAATCATGACAAGTCGATTCCTCAACAGGCAGACGGGGATGACGCTACAGAGATCACTCCTCTACTGAATATCGCCGaataa
- the RPR2 gene encoding ribonuclease P protein subunit RPR2 (Subunit of nuclear RNase P; nuclear RNase P cleaves tRNA precursors to generate mature 5' ends and facilitates turnover of nuclear RNAs; not shared between RNase MRP and RNase P, in contrast to all other RNase P protein subunits; increases the activity and thermal stability of the complex, along with Pop2p; protein abundance increases in response to DNA replication stress), with amino-acid sequence MGKKAHGGKMKPEIDENGTLLVPPPRTIANQDHFHRLNYLYQISAYQTRARQKARTDAHTPLARNYIKSMDLISKKTKTSLLPTIKRTICKKCHRLLWTPKKLEITSDGALSVMCGCGTVKRFNIGADPNYRTYSEREGNLLNS; translated from the coding sequence ATGGGCAAGAAAGCACACGGAGGAAAGATGAAACCTGAGATCGACGAAAATGGTACTCTGCTAGTACCGCCACCAAGGACGATTGCGAACCAGGACCATTTCCATAGATTAAACTACCTCTACCAAATATCCGCTTACCAAACAAGAGCAAGACAGAAAGCAAGAACAGACGCACATACGCCTTTGGCACGCAATTATATCAAATCAATGGACCTAATTAGTAAGAAAACCAAGACATCACTGCTTCCTACGATAAAGAGAACAATTTGTAAAAAATGCCATCGGTTGTTATGGACCCCAAAAAAACTGGAAATCACATCCGACGGAGCGCTTTCGGTAATGTGTGGGTGCGGTACCGTTAAACGTTTTAATATTGGCGCCGATCCTAATTACAGGACCTACTCGGAGCGGGAGGGTAATCTACTAAATTCTTAG
- a CDS encoding uncharacterized protein (hypothetical protein; expression directly regulated by the metabolic and meiotic transcriptional regulator Ume6p; overexpression causes a cell cycle delay or arrest; non-essential gene; YIR016W has a paralog, YOL036W, that arose from the whole genome duplication) produces MSGTRCLLGVGLPVDVTATETLTHDEQGPGVEPGPCSRGSSIDGLLPSLLGPHDDVDDDSAAFHKYMTLSRDGAGAIHAPSLVEDASRNDDDDDDEDDDDSSMSRDLSKALDMSSSSSSSPRVQSRRHRSSVSAISAILHQGKSGREDITGSLSVPAEQEKLSFLAKASSIFFRRNSMPRDKHTHSVCPASRPDSERFIVTSAAAQSLRRQQQLEDAQYARVITNFRTIGWCSPSEIESVEYKRSLINAEWDEKISLLSHAQCYK; encoded by the coding sequence ATGAGTGGCACGAGGTGTTTGCTAGGCGTCGGACTACCAGTTGATGTGACTGCTACGGAAACTTTGACTCATGATGAACAAGGACCAGGTGTAGAGCCAGGACCGTGTTCGCGAGGAAGTTCTATAGATGGTCTGCTGCCCTCGTTGCTCGGTCCACATGATGATGTGGATGACGATTCGGCGGCTTTTCACAAGTACATGACACTATCGCGAGATGGCGCAGGCGCCATCCATGCTCCGTCATTAGTCGAAGACGCCTCAAGGaacgacgacgacgacgatgatgaagacgacGACGACAGTTCCATGTCGCGAGACCTATCCAAGGCTCTAGATAtgtcatcgtcatcatcgtccAGCCCGCGCGTTCAAAGTCGGCGGCACCGTAGTTCTGTGAGCGCAATATCTGCAATCTTACACCAAGGAAAATCTGGCCGCGAAGACATAACTGGAAGCCTTAGCGTTCCGgcagaacaagaaaaactcAGTTTTCTTGCCAAAGCCTCGAGTATTTTCTTTCGAAGGAACAGTATGCCCAGAGACAAACATACGCATTCAGTATGTCCCGCTAGCCGCCCAGATTCCGAGAGATTTATCGTCACATCTGCAGCCGCGCAGTCTTTACGCCGCCAACAACAACTGGAAGACGCTCAGTACGCTCGAGTTATTACAAACTTTCGTACTATAGGATGGTGCTCTCCCAGCGAGATAGAGTCTGTGGAATATAAACGGTCCTTGATCAATGCGGAGTGGGACGAAAAGATCTCGCTTTTGTCTCACGCGCAATGctataaataa
- the MET28 gene encoding Met28p (bZIP transcriptional activator in the Cbf1p-Met4p-Met28p complex; participates in the regulation of sulfur metabolism), with product MSAKQGWEKKSTNIDIASRKGMNVNNLSEHLQNLISSDSELGSRLLSLLLVSSGNAEELISMINNGQDVSQFKKLREPRKGKVAATTAVVVKEEEAPVSTSNELDKIKQERRRKNTEASQRFRIRKKQKNFENMNKLQNLNTQINKLRDRIEQLNKENEFWKAKLNDINEIKSLKLLNDIKRRNMGR from the coding sequence ATGAGTGCGAAACAAGGGtgggaaaagaaatcaacaaaCATTGACATTGCAAGCAGGAAGGGTATGAACGTGAACAATCTTTCGGAACATCTACAGAACCTGATATCAAGCGATTCAGAGCTGGGCTCGCGCTTGCTATCATTGCTGCTGGTTAGCAGTGGCAACGCGGAGGAGCTCATTAGCATGATAAATAATGGCCAGGATGTCTCGCAGTTTAAGAAGCTCCGCGAGCCGAGAAAGGGGAAGGTTGCCGCAACAACAGCAGTTGTTGtaaaagaagaggaagctCCCGTGAGCACTTCTAACGAACTGGATAAGATTAAGCAAGAGCGGAGAAGAAAGAACACAGAGGCGTCGCAGCGGTTCCGCATTCGcaagaaacaaaagaattttgagaACATGAATAAGCTGCAGAACTTAAACACGCAAATCAACAAACTTCGCGATCGTATAGAGCAATTGAACAAGGAAAATGAGTTTTGGAAAGCAAAGCTCAATGACATTAACGAGATTaagtctttgaaattgttgaatGACATTAAGAGACGGAACATGGGCAGGTAG
- the YAP5 gene encoding Yap5p (Basic leucine zipper (bZIP) iron-sensing transcription factor; senses high-iron conditions via two Fe/S clusters bound to its activator domain; involved in diauxic shift; YAP5 has a paralog, YAP7, that arose from the whole genome duplication): protein MALPLIKPKESEESHLALLSKIHVSKNWKLPPRLPHRAAQRRKRVHRLHEDYETEENDEELQKKKRQNRDAQRAYRERKNNKLQVLEETIESLSKVVKNYETKLNRLQNELQAKESENHALKQKLETLTLKQASVPAQDPILQNLIENFKPMKAIPIKYNTAIKRHQHSTELPSSVKCGFCNDNTTCVCKELETDHRKSDDGVATEQKDMSMPHAECNNKDNPNGLCSNCTNIDKSCIDIRSIIH, encoded by the coding sequence ATGGCTCTACCTCTGATAAAACCTAAGGAGTCTGAGGAAAGCCACCTCGCTCTTTTGTCCAAGATCCACGTGTCCAAAAATTGGAAACTGCCTCCAAGGTTGCCCCATAGAGCAGCTCAGCGGAGGAAAAGAGTTCATCGACTTCACGAAGATTACgaaactgaagaaaatgatgaggagctacagaagaaaaaacgGCAGAATAGAGACGCCCAAAGGGCCTACAGAGAACGCAAAAACAACAAGTTGCAAGTGCTGGAGGAAACCATAGAGTCACTGAGTAAGGTCGTTAAAAACTACGAAACGAAACTAAACCGCCTCCAAAATGAACTTCAAGCGAAAGAATCGGAAAATCATGCCCTTAAACAGAAATTGGAGACCCTTACTCTGAAACAAGCCTCTGTGCCTGCTCAGGACCCTATCCTGCAGAATTTGATCGAGAATTTCAAACCAATGAAGGCGATACCTATTAAGTACAATACCGCTATCAAGCGCCACCAGCACTCGACAGAACTGCCTAGCTCTGTCAAATGCGGCTTTTGTAACGACAACACTACTTGCGTTTGTAAAGAACTGGAAACAGATCACCGTAAAAGTGACGACGGTGTGGCCACAGAACAGAAGGATATGTCGATGCCACATGCAGAGTgcaataataaagataacCCCAATGGGCTCTGTAGTAATTGTACTAATATCGACAAATCATGTATCGACATCCGGTCCATCATCCACTGA
- a CDS encoding uncharacterized protein (hypothetical protein; identified by expression profiling and mass spectrometry), which produces MPSDYTSHYPVILIKKKKKKIAGMYRHSKRYLEIMSTASAQFVGN; this is translated from the coding sequence atgcCTAGTGATTATACTTCCCATTACCCAGTAATacttatcaaaaaaaaaaaaaaaaaaattgcaggAATGTATAGGCATAGTAAGCGGTACCTTGAGATAATGTCCACCGCTTCAGCTCAATTCGTCGGAAACTAA